The Arabidopsis thaliana chromosome 5, partial sequence genomic interval CACATTCCATGGCGAGTTTAGCCATGAAGAGATCATCAGCCAACAATCTTTCCCTAAACCCACCAAACTGCATCAGCCACCGCATCACAGCCGATTTCTGAAGCTCCAGGAACCGAGTGATAACCGATCCAGGAATCCGACCCGCCTCAATAGCAGCCGCTAGATCTTTGGGAAGACTCTCCAATTCAATCCCAGACTCCTTCAACAAAAGCATCGCCTCGTTCCTGTTCCTATCCCTGTCCTCGTCACCGTGTCCATCTCCATCATTCTTACCTCCatcgccaccaccaccaccaccactaaGACCTCCTCCGTTGTTATCAGAGCCGCCGTTACCACTTGAAGCGGATAAAACAGGGGTAATAGGTACACGGCGGTTAAAAGAGATTGACTTTGCAGAGATTACACCGTtaaaagaggaagatgaagagagtCTAGGAAACGAAGCGATGTGAGGCCATGTCAGATTGGATTCAGAGATAGCTGTGTTCGGTGTTGGAACACAGAAGAAGCAGGAAGCGATTGCCATTGATGCTACAGACAGCGAGAAACGAAAAAGAGATCTTTGAAACTGGAACTGAAACTGAAAGTCGTCTGGttcagtctctctctctgtagGTAGAGGCGGACGATTGAGAGAAGTGGAGAGTCAgcgaaaaagaagaatctttcttTCGGAGTTTTAagggttttttcttattttatatatctgGTGGACCTCACTATCGAGAGAATCCAACTGGCGCGTGTCTTTCACGAAGCATCTTACAccatcttataaatatatgaattacAATCACAAAACTCGTATCTTTGGAATCTCAGAAACTTGTTcgacatcatcatcaatcacatCGCTGTCCATTGAAGAACTTTTCAAACAAATTGAAAGCCCTAAACAAAACCTACGACCACGACCAATCTTTCTATCATTACCGTGTTAAATGCTTATAGAACATAatagttatttctttttgacaaTGCTGacgcttctttcttcttcttcttctgctgctgctttttcaaaaagattcaaacttttgtCTCTTGCTTTCTTAGGTCTCGCCTTCTAATTGCAATGAACCATCTCTCATTAACTTGAGGCTTAAACTGTTGAATCTTTCCCGAGAATACTGTCTTGACGCTTTTCTCCAATCTGTCCCAGCTTTCATCATCGCAACAAACTCTTCATAGCTTATTCGTCCATCCTGATCACACGAAACAAGATATCAAAATGAGTGGAGAAGTCAAGAATGTCGCGCGTTTGAAAAGATTCAGACAGCTTTACCTTGTCGGTATCAACATCTTGCATGATGGCTGCGATTACTTCCTCACTGCTAGTATTATCCAATTCATCATTCAAGGCTTCACGAAGTTCGTCAATCTCTATGTAACCACTCTGGTTCTGATCAAAGAAGTTAAAAGCTTTATGCAAGTGTTCATCATTCGCCATCTTCTTAAGGTGGACTGAAACAGCAACAAACTCGCTATAGTTCAGTGTCCCATCCCCATCAACATCAGTCtgcaggaaacaaaaaaaaagagttttaattttCAGAAGTGATATAGCACTTGTTTCGAGCTAATCGCTCTGAAATGAAAGATTCATACAGCTTCCATAAGAATTTGAAGATCAGTATCAGCTATCTGTTGTCCAGCTTTTTGAAGTCCATATTTAAGCTCCTCGAGATTTATCTTGCCTCTCTTGTTTACGTCCATCATTTCAAATGCTTCCTTTATCCCTGCTGCTTCCTCCACTGACAAATGTTCAGCTATCACCTAGAAGGACgaaacaaatttacattttcatttttgattctGAATCAGACTGGAAGCAAATCGATAATCAGTGACATGGTTTAACAGAATCAATACTCGTAGAGCTCGTTTCTTGAGCTTGTTCATAACAGAAAACTGCTTTAGTCTTGCTTTCACAGTCTCCCCAAGAGAGACATTTGGAGCCTTCTTTGCATTCAGTATCCAAGTATGTTCTGCAAAtggaatatttatttatgagtTTACGATTTCAGAAAGCTCAGCCTTGCTGAAAACAGAAGCCTACCGAGAACTTGTGCAGCAGTAAGCCGTTTTTTGGGATCAGGTTCAAGCATCTTTCTCACAAGGTCTTTGGCGCTGTCAGAAACTCTTGGCCATGGATCTCTCTTAAAGTCAATAACTGATCTAATGATCGCTTGAGCCACCCCTTGCTCAGTCTCTGTAcccaaaagaaagataaaaacgTCTGAAAGAGGTCTTAAAGTGAATAAGCCAgaggaaacaaagagaatgCGGTAAAGCATAAACAAACCTGCCCAAAATGGCGGAACACCACAAAGTAGGATATAGAGGATAACTCCAGCGCTCCACACATCGATCTCAGGACCATAGTTTCGCCGCAGCACCTCGGGTGCCATGTAATAAGGACTTCCAACAATCTCATTAAACTGCTCACCTGTTACAGTTTAGAAAATTCAGCTCAAGTAAAGATACACTAATAAATGTGCTCCATTGATACTCATCAAAAGCTGATGTTGTAAATGTACCAGGTTTGAAGAATACAGATAATCCAAAATCAATGGCCTTAAGGGCTGATGTCTCTTTCTTATTTGCAAAAAGAAAGTTCTCTGGTTTGAGATCCCGATGCATCACTCCTTGCTTATGGCATATCTGTAAAGACAAACCAGCGATGTGTGAACATAAAACACAGACAAAAGGAATTGGGGACTTCAGACATTGTAAACACAGCTATATATGGAACCTGAACAACTTCAACAATAGTCTTCATAACCGCAGCAGCAGCCCGCTCAGTGTAATGACCTCTTGCAACAATCCGATCAAACAGTTCCCCTCCTTCACACAACTCCATAACTATATGCACCgcatcatcatcctcaaagGAATCCTTCAAAGAGACGACATTTGGGTGTTTAGGCATATGCTTCATAATCTCAACCTCCCTCCTAACATCCTCTATATCAACTGCTgttctcagcttcttcttagATATGGACTTGCAGGCATACTTCTCACCAGTTTCCTTATCAGTACACAAGTAAGTTATACCAAACTCGCCTCGACCAACCTCACGTCCAAGATCATACTGCAAGGATATATCATGTCCTGTAGGATCTTTCAGCACAGAGAGCTTAAAACCAGCTCCAGATCTATCTGTTGTAGCGTATTCATTGCTGTAAAAAggattgtttttgttcttgggtTTCCCTTGTTTACTCTGGTTCGTAGCCGAACTCGGATTGCCACAACAATTCCCCATCTAATCAAATCTCAAGGTTCCTGAAAAACCCAGAAAGATTAAAACTTTGAGCACTGTTCTTCAAGGTTCCATTAGTAACTTAAGCCAATAACTATTTCTAATTAACAACATATCCTAAATCAAACAGAACCCTAATCTAATATACTCAAACCAGATTAGTAAACCCTAGCTAAGATCAAAGACAAGGGAAAGAGGGAAAACACAGACCTCAGAACTTATAATGGGTAGAAACATTTAAATGGGTATAAATCAGttgaagcaaaagaagatatgtagctaaaaaggataaattaaagagaaaagtCATCATACGCTGTGAGGAAAAACAAATGCAgtgatagagagagaagaagagaggaagaagacgagtcaaagtcttcctctttctctctcttcttcaaatgacaaaacacacaaattgactctcttcttcttcttcttcttcttgcttgcGGGGATTCAAAGAATGACaactcttaattttttatgtgtttcCATATTCTCTTTCATATGCTCTTCgtgttttttgttgatataaatAATCGATCTGCCCGTTGTAGATTTaacaacttcttttttttcactgtCCTTTTCAAATCTGGTTTATATGCAAACTTGAAACTTCCATGAGCAAACTATGCAACTTATTGcaagctgttttttttttctttgcaaaacATAATGTTTAATAggtttcttctactttctAATCACTCTCCTCCGGTCAAATAATGTTTAAGTTGgcgaaaacagagaatttgactacaaatctgAAGCATTGTTATAGCCTTGTTAACACTTTGTGGTCAGAAAGGCAAACGATTAAGCAAAcgtatttttcaattttgcaaaagagaaaaaaaaggtcaaagaataaaaacaagacCTACTTGCTATTCCTTAGTCTCTTGTCTCCAAAATCTAACACCTAACATAACTCGCTCTTTGTACATTCATCATAACTGTTAAACCCACACAATATGAGACTCTGACAAGAACAACTAGCAAacacaaaaacgaaaaagccAAGAATGATTTGCCGGTTTGAGGCAATGATTATATTAGCCAAAGTGTgtgtctctctctcctctcagAGCTTTGGCTTTTTTTATTATGGTGCACCAGAAGAATTCAGGGTCTCATTAGAGTCTGTCTCAACTTGTTCAGAGCCTGATGAGTTGGTTGCTGAACCcctttctctgtctctcccTCCTGCATCCTCTCCCGCTTCTACCTCACTTTTCTTCGCAAACCGGCCTCCACTCGCTCGTGCCCTTCTCATTGCATGCTTGTGTCTTGACTCGTGAAGATATGGCTGTCGCATTTCAAACATAGTCAATACAAGTTTACCGAGCGACAAACCAAACTTGCAAATTCTTAATGCTCATTATCAATCCTTCATATAGCATGGGTCCACTTCTATTATGGACTCTACACCATCCTTAGATTACCAGGACACCAATCAAGTACAATTTTcataaatgagaaaaaaatacctTTCTGTCCCGGATGACTTTCCTCTCTAGCTCTGCCTTGGCACGTGCTTTTCTTCGCCTTAGAATTCCCTCGTACTGCTTTGCATTCACATAAACGGGCTCTTGTGCCATGTCAAGTGGCAGAGCTGTTCTTTCACGAGGCATTCCAAGATATGGACGAAAACCCTGTTTAAAccaatgaacaaaataaatgcaACAAATAGACTCAGATCATCGAAAACTTTACATATAACTTATAAGACCCCAAGAATCCCCATTAGTTGTTCTCGATAATTTCAGATATAACTTTGGATTCTCAGTTATTTCAGAAATGAACTTTAAAAGCATCTCACTGACTATTGCTGAACCCAGACACATTCCAACAGTAAATAAAATCACCACAAACGGGTACTTAGTGGCAAAAGCGCACATACATCAAATAAACACTGCACCATATGGAACTATTGTAGAGATTGAAAGAGGTTTCGACAAGATACCAATTGCTGATGACCATATGCTCCCATCAATCCCCCATAATATGGATCCTGATATGGGTTTGGGACACAAGCCTGTAAGGAAGTTTTGAGTTTATCATACATATGAAAAGGGCGTTATACAAGATAAATCCTTTTGAGGGACCAATAAGAAGTCAATTTAACAGCTCAAGAACTCataaagcatatatatatatatattaaggaATGAGAGGAAACCACATACGATATAGTGTCCAACAAGCTCTGGTGGTTGTACAAGTGGCTGATCATGCATGTTACGGATAGAGAGCGCTGGGTCATTTCCTTCCATTCCGTGATTATCTActgaagttgaagaaagacaccattacaaacaaaataaagaaatcacAATGCACATATCAACGAGACAGAATCTCCTTGGCATGGATAGAACTATGAAACCCTACAATTACAATGCAAGTATATTTCAAGGACCAGATTCATGAACTTGACACGCCCTATAGTGCCGAATCACACAAATGCCCATTTAATTTCCCTGCCTGCTTGAGGAACAACTCTTCACCAAGTTGCAACATTCCGAACGTGGAACAACATCACTTTCGACAGTGATCACTAGGTCATCCAGTAAAACAGTACTGCAGAAATGATGAATATGAACAATACACCAAGTAGGCCTAAAGACCAAGAACTCAAACCTGAACGAGAGGAAGTTGCAGCTTGTGAATCCTTCCAAGTGCCATCGTTTTCACCATTCAACGCACCGTCTTCAGATGCTGAATGAACATCGTTTGACTCGGAACCATTGGGGCAATCCAAAGAAGAGGAATTTGATGGAATTCCAGAAGGTCTCGCTTGAGGTACAACACCAAAGGAGTTGTTTTTCCACCAGGGCTCTGCATACATCATCGGCTGCTGAACAGCATGGTGATTATTGACTTCCTCTTCGTTTTCTCTTCCCGGTTTTGATTGCATCTCTACATAATCAAGTCAACACATGTTCAGTAACCAATTCAAAATccaatcaaaaaaaaaaattcatcacTAAAACCGTGAAAAAGATACAGACtccaactacaaaaaaaagagagcaattTTAGGGCTATGAAGCAATGCAGAAGCATGCAAAAATATGAGAAAGCACCAAAATCTCACATGTCTCGAATTTACACTCTAAACCTACATAAGCTCGTAATATTCAAGAGATTCTTTAGCCACCTGCATCAATTTTTTCAATCCCTTCACGAATTCtagcaaacaaaatttcaaaaacagaaaaaattgaacataCCAGTGGAAATTCACAGCAGAGCACTCTTTTGCAATCGCCTTCGAAGAAGATTAACTTCTTTCAGAAATCAAAAAACCCTGAGGTGAATTTAATCGATCACGATTTTGCAGAgtttaaagagaagaaaaaattgaccttgaaaaaaaatcagaatcgAACAGAACCAGAGAAGAAGTTGGTGAAGGAGAATCGATTCAGAAAACCCGACAGCCGGCAGGAATGGAGAATTTCGtagaagaaaagtgaaattGGGCGagaagaaaaccctagattttggggatttttcttttttgccaGAATTGTGGTTTTTGATATTAAgtaatttattgaaaaatcgAAATAGAGTAAgttatatgatgatgatgaatttacACAAAAGACCGAGATTTGATAAGATCACTTACGAAAGTGAAAAATCTTTTTGCCACGTGGCGCTCTATGAAAGATGCCAGCGCGCGCAGATCTGGGATCTTCTCCGGCTGACGTTATCATAggttcatttttaatttgttttgttttttcttatatactagaaagaaattaaatttcttttaaaaaacagGAGAAATTTGGGTCCAAGTGACACGCAAGTGATGGGCTGGGACGAGGGACACCTGTAAAATGTGGGGACCCTATTggcaaaaacaattaaaagatttttttttgttaaagaaataaGTTAATTAGTTCaatatttgtaatttctttctttcacaaaataatataaagtgTTTTCCCttcatgaaaaaaatatagttgttttaagaaaataataataataatacaactgaaaaaaatattttccataAATAATTgtaggtaaaaaaaaaaactatgaaaagtttattaaaatcatattaaatgGTTACAAAAGGTAAAATACGTTCGAAGTTTAGTAATTTGGTGTTATTACGGAGATTAAAGGATCCATAACACATAACATTTATATGAGTTTTGGCCAGATCGTCTTTGTGAAcaataattgatttatttgttgGAATACTAAACCGAATTGAGAAATTTCGCTGTGCATTTCTCACTATAACACTTGATGTTGATATCATCATTGATTATGTATTGTTTCAGGGGAACAGATggtaattatattttctctaGTGAAGTGTTTGTTGTGAGAGCGAAATTAATTAATCGGTCATGGACAAGGGGATACACAAATATGATATGGAAAATGACAAAGCATAATATATAGCATATGACTCAGACACTCAGACACTCAGACACTCAACCACCGAACGTTAGCCATTAAAAAAAGGCGAAAATGATGAATCATACgcaatatttatatttagaaaGAAGGTGGGGAGAAAATAGAGACACTAACTCTTGttatgcttttaaaatatcttgttATTTTGAATACTAACATATATTAAGTGGAAACcatttgattatatatgtgtaatgGTCTACATTTGTGTTTGAAGTGTTATGGTGAACAAAGTTTTGGCCGCCTAGATAAAAGATACCGTTTATCATAGCGGCTAAAGCTTCCCGTGAGCCGTGAGCGTGCGTTTGACAATCGTGATTCGTGAGTTTAAGGATCGACAGTCGTCGGTATTCAGCTTTTTgcttattcaattttttattttttcagtaAGTGATGATATCAATGAATATCAAAGGTctacacaaacaaacaaaaatatcgTTTATAGTagaattgtttttaagatGCTATGGTTTACTTATTTTGTATACCTAGTTATAATCATCTATAGATATGCCATCTTTAGTATATATCAATCATATTGTTGATCAAAATAACCGCTAAAACGTTTGGTTTTGTTCTAGAGATTATctataatttaaacataaaatcatAACTAAAAACATTAAGCAAACACTTTGAagtcattaaaaatataattaacatGCAGTTCATACCAACCAAGTTTCGAACTAGTAAATACTGACATGCAATCCGTTTAACTTTCTTGATTACTATCGCGGTTTTGTGGGAAACAACAAACGTTAACCCGCACATCCATGTGGTACTGACATGCAATCCGTTTAGATTCTATATTACATACTACAACAAATCATACATTGATACACGCATactgactttttttttccccaacCTTAACTTTTCATATACATATGATAATTATCCAACATATGTCGATTCATAGTCTTGTCACATGCATCATATAAGTACGTCATTTAATTCATGCAGTGATAAACACCCACAAAACCAAGCTTTTTAAAATACGAATCGTAAAATAGGcatcacacacacacacacacatatatatacatcaaatcaaagagaattCACGATATATAAACACCAAACCTAAGTCCTAACATACAAGAAATAATACTATCTACTTCACTTCAACGTACGActccaaataaaataacaatcgTACGTGATTGAAGACTGGTGTCAATCCGATCATTGGTGTGTATGAGGATTCTTTTGACATACAAAAGAATACTCGATCATTGGTATGCATAAGGATTCTTTTTCTAATACGaagaaaatttccaaatttcattttcttgttaactttttcttcaaaccCCACTTTTTATGGCATTCGAACCCGAAGTCATAGCTTATGGGTGGTGGAGTCGAGCCACTAGccaaagaatttaaaatattattctttatttaaaatgtataaaatattatatttaaaaaaaaaaacaaagacctGCAGCTGATTGACCACCGTCTAAAGAGTCACTCAAAGTCCGCTCCTCAAATCCAACGGCTGAGATCGAAGAATCAGAttctttataatttataacGTGGATTTGAAACCCGTattccaaaacgcttaaaTATACCCTCACGCGCCCGCCACCTTCTACCGCTTTATCCCGTCACATACGCTGCAGAGCTCTTTAACCTCTTTACACTATCTCTCACCACTTCTTCCGGTCACACCAGTTACCCTCTCATccgttttcgttttttttttctctctttcaaaaatCTCTCAGCTGAGGTtgatcgatcttcttcttcttcttcctcactctTTAGATTTGTTCCTTTTGCATTTTACACTTTTGGATCTGAAAATGTGGTTCTCTGTTTCGCCCGTTACCGTTTAGATtcagttctgtttttttcttacccGATCGCTTGATTCGGACTGTGATCTTTGGTAAGCTTTACGTATTAGATTTGCTGAAGAACTTCAGTTTCaaatgattcttttgatttagtttATCAATCTGAAATATATTTCTGGGTGATTGAGATTTTAAGTCAAAATAGTTTTGAGATTTCGATTGTGGTTGACTGTTCAttgacttcttcttttttatttatcaatttgtttctaattaaTATGGTTTTTAAGGTTAGTTGGTTATATTGAATCGTCTCTTCTTAAAGTTGTTTATCTGATTTGGTTGGTAGGAATTTTTTTCTGAGTAGAAGAATGTTTAGCTGAACGATACTGAATCTGATGCTTCTTagatttagttttcttctgtGTTAATTCATTTCAGAAAAGTTTATTAGATCCGTTTAATTCTTTGAGTCTTCTTTTGGTAAATCTTCTGACTTTCGTTGTCAAATTCTAATTActttgtttccttattttcTGGtcaagtttttattattataatcatTTATCAATTCAATAGCTTTCCTTAATTGCTGATTTTGATTGaccaatattttttatgatatacCTCTTCTCTACATTGCAAGAAGCATACGTTATTGGTTGATTTCATTACCCAAGTAACgttttttatcttttggttGATTGTTTCagatcttttttcttctccagtGCCGTGAAGGATGTGTGGTCTTGCTAAGAAGCTGGATATAGAGGATACTTTGACATCACTGTCAGACCAAGAGAATGAATCTTTGGCCAAACCCATGAATGATGCTGCTGAATGGGAACATTCGTTTTCTGCCTTGCTTGAGTTTGCTGCAGACAACGATGTGGAGGGGTTTAGGCGGCAACTCTCTGATGTGTCTTGTATCAACCAGATGGGTCTTTGGTACAGACGGCAGAGGTTTGTTAGAAGAATGGTTCTTGAGCAAAGAACCCCGCTGATGGTTGCTTCGTTATATGGGAGTTTAGATGTTGTGAagtttattctttctttcccGGAAGCGGAGTTGAATCTGTCTTGTGGTCCTGATAAAAGTACTGCTCTTCATTGCGCTGCTTCTGGTGCTTCTGTGAATTCCTTGGATGTTGTCAAGTTGCTTTTGAGTGTAGGAGCAGATCCTAATATCCCTGATGCTCATGGAAATCGTCCTGTTGATGTTCTTGTTGTGTCTCCACACGCTCCTGGTTTGAGAACCATCCTTGAAGAGATCTTGAAGAAAGACGAGATTATATCTGAAGATCTGCATGCCTCGTCATCTAGCTTGGGATCAAGTTTCCGGTCTCTCTCATCATCCCCTGATAATGGTTCCTCGTTACTCTCCTTAGATTCAGTATCCTCTCCGACTAAGCCACACGGTACTGATGTAACTTTCGcatcagagaagaaagagtacCCAATTGATCCATCATTGCCTGATATCAAAAGCGGGATTTATTCAACCGATGAGTTTCGTATGTTCTCGTTCAAGATCCGCCCATGTTCTCGAGCATATTCCCATGACTGGACTGAATGTCCATTTGCACACCCAGGTGAGAATGCAAGGAGAAGAGACCCGAGGAAGTTTCACTATACGTGTGTTCCATGCCCGGATTTTAAGAAAGGATCCTGTAAGCAAGGTGATATGTGTGAATATGCTCATGGGGTTTTTGAATGCTGGCTACACCCTGCTCAGTACAGAACACGATTGTGCAAGGACGGAATGGGTTGCAACCGAAGGGTTTGCTTCTTTGCTCACGCAAATGAGGAGTTGCGTCCCTTGTACCCTTCCACAGGATCTGGATTGCCATCTCCTCGGGCTTCGTCTGCTGTTTCCGCCTCTACTATGGACATGGCGTCAGTTTTGAACATGTTACCAGGCTCACCATCTGCTGCTCAACATTCGTTCACCCCACCAATATCTCCTTCTGGAAATGGTAGTATGCCCCATTCATCGATGGGTTGGCCTCAGCAGAACATACCGGCGTTGAATCTTCCTGGAAGCAATATCCAGTTGAGTCGTCTGAGATCTTCTCTTAACGCTAGAGATATTCCTTCTGAGCAGCTTAGCATGCTGCATGAGTTTGAAATGCAACGTCAGCTTGCTGGCGATATGCACAGTCCACGCTTTATGAATCATTCCGCTCGTCCTAAGACACTGAACCCTTCAAATCTGGAGGAACTCTTCTCAGCTGAGGTTGCATCTCCTCGTTTCT includes:
- the NF-YA1 gene encoding nuclear factor Y, subunit A1 (''nuclear factor Y, subunit A1'' (NF-YA1); CONTAINS InterPro DOMAIN/s: CCAAT-binding transcription factor, subunit B (InterPro:IPR001289), CCAAT-binding factor, conserved site (InterPro:IPR018362); BEST Arabidopsis thaliana protein match is: nuclear factor Y, subunit A9 (TAIR:AT3G20910.1); Has 687 Blast hits to 687 proteins in 162 species: Archae - 0; Bacteria - 0; Metazoa - 144; Fungi - 133; Plants - 381; Viruses - 0; Other Eukaryotes - 29 (source: NCBI BLink).); this encodes MQSKPGRENEEEVNNHHAVQQPMMYAEPWWKNNSFGVVPQARPSGIPSNSSSLDCPNGSESNDVHSASEDGALNGENDGTWKDSQAATSSRSDNHGMEGNDPALSIRNMHDQPLVQPPELVGHYIACVPNPYQDPYYGGLMGAYGHQQLGFRPYLGMPRERTALPLDMAQEPVYVNAKQYEGILRRRKARAKAELERKVIRDRKPYLHESRHKHAMRRARASGGRFAKKSEVEAGEDAGGRDRERGSATNSSGSEQVETDSNETLNSSGAP
- the NF-YA1 gene encoding nuclear factor Y, subunit A1 (''nuclear factor Y, subunit A1'' (NF-YA1); CONTAINS InterPro DOMAIN/s: CCAAT-binding transcription factor, subunit B (InterPro:IPR001289), CCAAT-binding factor, conserved site (InterPro:IPR018362); BEST Arabidopsis thaliana protein match is: nuclear factor Y, subunit A9 (TAIR:AT3G20910.1); Has 30201 Blast hits to 17322 proteins in 780 species: Archae - 12; Bacteria - 1396; Metazoa - 17338; Fungi - 3422; Plants - 5037; Viruses - 0; Other Eukaryotes - 2996 (source: NCBI BLink).); this translates as MQSKPGRENEEEVNNHHAVQQPMMYAEPWWKNNSFGVVPQARPSGIPSNSSSLDCPNGSESNDVHSASEDGALNGENDGTWKDSQAATSSRSVDNHGMEGNDPALSIRNMHDQPLVQPPELVGHYIACVPNPYQDPYYGGLMGAYGHQQLGFRPYLGMPRERTALPLDMAQEPVYVNAKQYEGILRRRKARAKAELERKVIRDRKPYLHESRHKHAMRRARASGGRFAKKSEVEAGEDAGGRDRERGSATNSSGSEQVETDSNETLNSSGAP
- a CDS encoding CCCH-type zinc finger protein with ARM repeat domain-containing protein (CCCH-type zinc finger protein with ARM repeat domain; CONTAINS InterPro DOMAIN/s: Zinc finger, CCCH-type (InterPro:IPR000571), Ankyrin repeat-containing domain (InterPro:IPR020683), Ankyrin repeat (InterPro:IPR002110); BEST Arabidopsis thaliana protein match is: CCCH-type zinc finger protein with ARM repeat domain (TAIR:AT2G41900.1); Has 1807 Blast hits to 1807 proteins in 277 species: Archae - 0; Bacteria - 0; Metazoa - 736; Fungi - 347; Plants - 385; Viruses - 0; Other Eukaryotes - 339 (source: NCBI BLink).), whose protein sequence is MCGLAKKLDIEDTLTSLSDQENESLAKPMNDAAEWEHSFSALLEFAADNDVEGFRRQLSDVSCINQMGLWYRRQRFVRRMVLEQRTPLMVASLYGSLDVVKFILSFPEAELNLSCGPDKSTALHCAASGASVNSLDVVKLLLSVGADPNIPDAHGNRPVDVLVVSPHAPGLRTILEEILKKDEIISEDLHASSSSLGSSFRSLSSSPDNGSSLLSLDSVSSPTKPHGTDVTFASEKKEYPIDPSLPDIKSGIYSTDEFRMFSFKIRPCSRAYSHDWTECPFAHPGENARRRDPRKFHYTCVPCPDFKKGSCKQGDMCEYAHGVFECWLHPAQYRTRLCKDGMGCNRRVCFFAHANEELRPLYPSTGSGLPSPRASSAVSASTMDMASVLNMLPGSPSAAQHSFTPPISPSGNGSMPHSSMGWPQQNIPALNLPGSNIQLSRLRSSLNARDIPSEQLSMLHEFEMQRQLAGDMHSPRFMNHSARPKTLNPSNLEELFSAEVASPRFSDQLAVSSVLSPSHKSALLNQLQNNKQSMLSPIKTNLMSSPKNVEQHSLLQQASSPRGGEPISPMNARMKQQLHSRSLSSRDFGSSLPRDLMPTDSGSPLSPWSSWDQTHGSKVDWSVQSDELGRLRKSHSLANNPNREADVSWAQQMLKDSSSPRNGNRVVNMNGARPLTQGGSSVNPHNSDTRESDILDAWLEQLHLDR